The following are encoded in a window of Phaseolus vulgaris cultivar G19833 chromosome 3, P. vulgaris v2.0, whole genome shotgun sequence genomic DNA:
- the LOC137807222 gene encoding putative uncharacterized protein YDL057W, with the protein MITVCTGPVVNLSPQFFEFRKLSQLIFSGISRKPIRISRKTLSLKMAQSSQNPSRQQKVIITKKNDNKLVGILHESGTEEIVILCHGLGSTKEDDVMTNLAAALENAGVSSFRFDFTGNGESEGSFEFGHYWREVDDLHDVIQHFHRANRIVTAIIGHSKGGGVVLLYASKYHDIKTVVNLSGRYDLKAGIEERLGKDYLERIRKDGFIDVMRSGSFDYRVTLESLMDRLDTNMHEACLQIDKDCRVLTVHGSSDPVIPVEDASEFAKIVSNHKLHIIEGADHSYTNHQDELASVVVNCIKETLLQDRGTSN; encoded by the exons ATGATTACTGTCTGCACGGGTCCTGTCGTAAATTTGTCTCCTCAGTTTTTTGAATTCAGGAAGCTTTCACAGCTAATCTTTTCTGGTATTTCTCGCAAGCCGATTCGCATTTCAAGAAAAACCCTGAGCTTGAAGATGGCCCAATCTTCCCAAAACCCTT CTCGGCAGCAGAAAGTCATAATAACTAAAAAGAATGACAATAAACTAGTAGGCATTCTTCATGAATCTGGAACTGAAGAGATTGTCATCCTATGCCATGGTCTTGGATCCACCAAG GAAGATGATGTCATGACAAATCTTGCTGCTGCTCTAGAGAATGCTGGAGTCAGTTCTTTTCGCTTTGACTTCACTGGAAATGG GGAAAGTGAAGGTTCATTTGAATTTGGTCACTATTGGAGGGAGGTTGATGATCTACATGACGTCATTCAACACTTTCATAGAGCAAACCGTATAGTTACTGCAATTATTGGACACAGTAAAG GAGGTGGCGTGGTGCTTCTTTATGCGTCTAAGTATCACGACATCAAAACAGTTGTCAACCTCTCTGGACGCTATGATCTGAAGGCTGGAATTGAAGAACGCCTTGGAAAAGATTATTTGGAAAGAATTAGGAAGGATGGTTTCATTGATGTGATGCGGTCAG GAAGTTTTGATTACCGTGTGACTTTGGAAAGTTTGATGGATCGCTTAGATACAAACATGCATGAAGCATGCCTTCAGATTGATAAAGACTGCAG GGTCCTCACAGTTCATGGTTCTTCGGACCCAGTTATCCCCGTTGAAGATGCatctgagtttgccaagatTGTATCAAACCATAAGCTACATATCATAGAGGGAGCTGATCATTCATACACTAATCATCAAGATGAATTGGCCTCTGTTGTTGTGAACTGCATAAAGGAAACCTTGCTCCAGGATAGGGGTACATCTAACTAG
- the LOC137807223 gene encoding uncharacterized protein yields MAQNPSFLQQKVIIQNKYGYKLAGILHESGTKEIVILCHGGQASKENFIMTNLAAALENAGISSFRFDFTGNGESEGSFEIGGYWREADDIHAVAQHFLKANRTVIAIVGHSKGANAAILYASKYHDVKTIVNLSGSHDLKVGLVSRHGKEFLERIRKEGFIELKAAPGGINYRITEESLKDRLNISMLQECLHIDKECRIFTVHGSADIQVPAAAALEFDKILTNHKFHIIEGADHVYTDHQDELASVVVNFIKETLNKDRGASS; encoded by the exons ATGGCACAAAACCCAT CATTTCTGCAGCAGAAAGTCATAATACAAAACAAGTATGGCTATAAACTAGCAGGTATCTTACATGAATCTGGAACCAAAGAGATTGTTATCCTATGCCATGGGGGTCAAGCTTCGAAG GAAAACTTTATCATGACAAATCTCGCAGCTGCTCTAGAGAATGCAGGAATCAGTTCTTTCCGGTTTGACTTCACTGGAAATGG GGAAAGTGAAGGTTCATTTGAGATTGGTGGTTACTGGAGGGAAGCTGATGATATACATGCTGTAGCCCAACATTTTCTCAAAGCAAACAGGACAGTTATTGCTATTGTTGGGCACAGTAAAG GAGCTAATGCGGCTATTCTTTATGCATCAAAATATCATGATGTTAAAACAATTGTGAACCTCTCTGGTAGTCATGATTTGAAGGTAGGCCTTGTAAGTCGTCATGGAAAAGAATTTCTGGAAAGAATCAGGAAGGAAGGTTTCATTGAGTTGAAGGCAGCACCAG GAGGCATTAATTATCGTATAACTGAGGAAAGTTTGAAGGATCGATTAAACATAAGTATGCTTCAAGAATGTCTGCATATTGACAAAGAATGCAG GATCTTTACAGTTCATGGTAGTGCAGACATCCAAGTCCCAGCTGCAGCTGCACTTGAGTTTGACAAGATCCTAACCAATCACAAGTTTCATATCATAGAGGGAGCTGATCATGTATATACTGATCACCAAGATGAATTAGCCTCTGTTGTTGTGAACTTCATAAAGGAAACCTTGAACAAGGATAGGGGTGCATCTAGCTAG